CACGGGGCTGCCGCCCGGTCCTATCTGCTCGCCGGGCAAGGCCTCGCTTGAAGCGGTTGCAAATCCCAAGAAAACGAAGTATCTTTACTTCGTTTCGAAGGGGGACGGTTCGCACCACTTTTCCGAGACCGCTTCCGAGCATGAGCAGATGAAGCGCAAGCTTAACAAAGAAAGGAGCCGGAATGGGGCATAGGATCCTTGCCTTAAATCCGGGAGGAGGCTCAACCAAGGTGGCACTTTACGAGGACTCAAAGGCAATCCACGAAGACAAGATCCGTCATCCAGCAGATGAGATCGCCGGGTTCGCGTCCACCTTAGAACAACTCGATTACAGGCGCGAAGCGATCGATTCACTCCTTGATGCGTGGAAGGTAGATAAAACAACGTTTTCCGCGGTTGTGGGCCGTGGAGGGCCGTTCAAGCCTCTTGTTTCAGGCACCTACCGGGTGAACGAGCGGATGCTTTCAGATATCCGCGAAGGCCGGGTGGCAGCGGATCATCCCTCAAACCTGGGAGCGCTACTGGCCGCAGAGATCGCATCACCTTTGGGGATACCTGCGTTCATAGTTGATCCTGTTTCGGTGGATGAGTTCATCCCTGAGTCCCGCATCTCAGGCCTGCCTGATATCGAACGGCGTTCCCTATCTCACGCCTTAAACATGAAGATGGTGGGCCGCAAGGCGGCGGCCAAGCTGGGCAAGCGATATCAGGACCTCAGCCTGGTCATCGCCCATCTCGGGACCGGAATCTCCATAGGTGCGCACCGCAAGGGCCGACAGATAGACGTCAACAACGCAAACGACGGCGGACCCATGTCCCCACAGCGTACCGGTTACCTTCCAGTTACCCAGCTAGTCAAGCTCTGCTTCTCTGGTTTCTACGACGAAAAAGCCCTGAAGAAGAAGATCACCAAGGAAGGCGGATTACTTGCTTACCTCGGATCAGATGATATATCACCACTTTATCGTAAAGCTGAAGCGGGTGATGAAAAGGTTGGGCTGGTCCTTCGTGCCATGGTCCAGCAGATAGCCAAGGAGATTGCGGCACAGTCTGCTGTCCTGGATGGGGAGCTTGATGCTATTGTTCTTACCGGGGGAATGGCGTATGAACCCAATCTTATAGAAGCGATCAAGCGCAAGATTTCGTTTATTACCCCGAACATTCTAGTCTTCCCGGGCGAGGATGAGCTTGAGGCGCTCGCCTTGGGCGCTCTGCGTGTCCTCACCGGAGAAGAGGAGGCCATGACGTATGAGTGAGAAGAAGTTCCTATCCGGAGACGAAGCGGTTGCGCAGGGAGCCTGGGAGGCAGGCTGTCATGTAGCGGCATCGTATCCTGGAACACCGGCTACCGAGATACTTGAGGCTGTAGCCACCTACCCGGAGATCTACTGCGAGTGGTCGGTAAACGAGAAGGTGGCCTACGAGGTGGTGCTTGGTGCATCCATGGGCGGTGCCCGCGCTTTATACGCGTCCAAGCACGTCGGTTTGAACGTAGCCGCCGACCCCTTCTTCTCATCGGCATACATCGGCTCACGCGGCGGCCTGGTGGTGGTTACCGCAGACGATCCTTCCATGCACTCCTCCCAGAACGAGCAGGACAACCGCTACTACGGCATCGCGGCCAAGGTGCCTGTGCTTTCCCCATCTGACAGCCAGGAGTGCAAAGACTTCACCAAGCTTGCCTTCGAGATATCGGAGCGTTTCAACATACCGGTTATCGTTCGGTTAACCACCAGAACCTCACACGCCAACGGCGTGGTGACCTGCGAGGACAGAGTCGAAGTCCCGGTCAAGGGCTACGAGAAGAACATCCAGAAAAACCTTATACTGCCCATGTTTGCCCGTAAGCTGCACGTATCACTTGAGGAACGCATGCTGGCTCTCAAGGAGTTTTCAGAAACCAGCGATATTAATCGAGTTGAAAAAGGGGAGGAGGGCGTGGGCGTTATCGCCGACGGCGTAGCCTACACCTATGCCAAGGAGGTCTATCCTTCCGCGTGGTTCCTGAAGCTGGGAATGATGCACCCTCTGCCTGAGAAGCTGGTGCGTGAGTTGGCCTCCAAGGTGAAAAAGATCTATGTGGTTGAAGAAAACGATCCGGTGATCGAGCAAGCGGTCAAGGCGATGGGTATTGCATGCATCGGCAAGGAAAAGGTGCCTCGTGTGCTTGAGCTTAATCCGGATCGTCTGCGCTCCGCGTTCTTCGATGAGGAGCCTGTCAAAATAGATACCGGTGACGTTCCTGCACGTCCCCCGGCCCTCTGTCCAGGTTGCACCCATCGCCCTGTGTTCCACATCCTCTCCCGATTGAAACCCGTTATCACCGGTGACATCGGCTGCTACACCTTAGGGGCGCTTCCTCCGCTTAACGCGATGGACACCTGCGTGGACATGGGTGCCTCCATTACAGTAGCCCACGGCATCCGCAAGGCGCTTGATCAGATCGAAGATGAGAAGCAAAAGCAGAAGAAGATCGTTGCGGTTATCGGCGACTCAACCTTCTACCACTCAGGCCTTACCGGGCTTGCCAACGCGGTATACAACTCCTCGCCCATCACGGTGGTGATAATGGACAACCGGATCACCGCGATGACCGGTCATCAGCAGCATCCTGGCACCGGCAAGACCCTTATGGGTGAAGAGACCACAGAGATCGACGCAGCAGAGGTTGCGCGTGCATTAGGGGTCAAACACGTATGGGTGGTTGATCCCAACAACTACAAGGAGACCAAAGAGGTGCTCAAGGAGGCGATTAGTCTTGATGAGCCCTCGGTTGTGGTCGCCAAACGAGCTTGTCCACTCTACGACCGCAGCGAGTGGCAAAAGCCCTACTGGATAAACACAGACGAATGCAACGGCTGCAAGATCTGCGTTGGCCTGGGATGTCCAGCCATCAGTTTCGACGCTGAGACTGAGAAAGCCAAGGTAACCGAGGTTCTTTGCACGGGCTGCTCGATCTGCGCCCAGGTCTGTCCGAAAGGAGCGATCCATGCCTCAGAAGACAACTAATATCTTCGTTGCCGGCGTAGGCGGCCAGGGGATTATCAAGTTCTCCAACCTTCTGTGTGAGGTTGCCATGCGTGCCGGTCTGGACGTGAAGAAGTCCGAGATCCACGGCATGGCCCAGCGCGGCGGATCGGTAACCACCCACGTTCGATTCGGCGAGAAGGTTTACTCACCCCTGATCCCCCAGGGCGGTGCCGACTTCATCTGCTCCATGGAGCACCTGGAGGCGGTTCGCCACATTGCGTTCCTAAACCGTGAGCAGGGTCGCCTCATCTACGACCCCTATGAGATCGCTCCGCCCGAGGTCTACACCGCGCAGCGCTCCTACCCCAAAGACATTGAGGAAAGACTTGCCAAGCTCGCTCCCAATCGGATAGCGCTGCCTGCGTTCGAAAACGCCTTGAAGATCGGCAATTCCCGTGCGCAGAACGTGATCATGCTGGGAGCACTCTCCACCTTCCTGCCGTTCGAGGACTCACTCTACGAGGAAGCGATCCGCGCCGGATTCAAGCCCAAGTACGTGGATATAAACATCAAGGCGTTTCACCTGGGTAAGGAACTTGCGTCACAGTGAAGAAGGAATAAAACCGCAGATTACGCAGATTATAGGATGAATCATAACCAGACTGATCAAAGGAGTCCACACTTCGTCATACCCTGCCGATTTTTACTCTGTGTCCTCTGTGGTTATTGTAAGGTAAATCATGCAGGATAAGATCACCAAGGCCCGCGATGCGATAGCGCAAGCCTCGAAGATTCTTGTGTTCACCGGAGCCGGTATCTCCAAGGAGTCAGGCGTCCCCACCTTCCGTGAGGCAGACGGATTGTGGGAAAAGTTCAAGGCCGAGGATTTTGCTACTCTGGATGCGTTCAAACGCAATCCTCGCGAGGTGTGGAAGTGGTATCGCGAGCGTCGTGCTCTGGCACTAAAGGTCAAGCCCAATCCCGGACACTACGCGGTGGCCAGTCTGGAATCCCTGCACTCCGATTTCCTGGTGGCCACCCAGAACATCGACAACCTCCACACCCGGGCTGGTTCAAAGAATGTAATAGAACTTCACGGCAACATCATGCACTCCTACTGCATGAAGTGCGGACACCTGGTGGACGAATCCGCTGGTGAACTCCCTGGTGAAGTCCCGAGTTGTCCCTGCGAGGACTGCGACGGCCTGATGCGGCCCAAGGTGGTATGGTTCGGTGAACAGCTTGACCCGCATGACCTTGAACGTTCATTCCAGTTCGTCTCGGAGTGCGACTGCTGCATAGTTATCGGCACCTCGGGTCTTGTCTATCCTGCCGCCCAGATTCCTTTCCTTGCGCGCCGCAACGATGCTACAATCATCGATGTAAATCCTGAGCCATCCGCGATTACACCGATCGCAGATTACTTCCTTGCGGGCCCTGCTGGCCAGATAATGCCTCAGCTTGTTGAAGAATAGGGGAGAAGTGCGTTACACATACGGACCCGTAGCCTCGCGCAGACTTGGGCTGTCCCTGGGCGTGGATATACTGTCCTACAAGACCTGCAGTCTTGACTGCATCTACTGCCAGCTGGGACGGACCTCGGATCTCACTATAGAACGCAAATCCTTTTTCCCCAGGGAAGAAATCCTTGCCGAAGTCGTGGAAATAGCAGCCCAGAATAACCTCGACTACGTCACATTTTCAGGCTCGGGCGAACCGACGCTCAATTCCGACATAGGCTGGCTGATCAGGGAGATCAAAAGCAAAAGCGGTAGACCGGTTGCGGTTCTTACCAACTCCACGCTTTTGTGGATGTTGGAAGTCCGTGAAGAGCTTATGGCAACAGATCTTGTTGTTCCCTCTCTCGATGCCGCCACCGAGGAGACCTGGCGCAGGCTGAACCGACCACATCCGGATCTGGAGTTCGATAAGGTTATCGAGGGTCTTGTGACCTTTGCCAACGAATACTCCGGCAATTTATGGGTTGAGATACTGCTGGTGAAGGGGGTAAACGATTCATCTGAGCACATCAAGGCATTACGTAGGGTTTTATCCCGAATGCGCTACACCAAGATTCACCTGAATACGGTGGTTCGGCCGCCGTCTGAAGGTTCTGCAGTAGCTCTTAGTTATGGGGAACTTGAGGAGATCGCCAAGCGCCTTCCTGCTGATACCGAAGCAGTGCTTCCCTTTCGTGAGAAGGTCAAGCAGATCAGCGCTCACGGCGAGGCTGAACGCATTCTTGCCGCAATTGCCCGTCGCCCCATGACTGTCGAACAGATTAAAGAGAGCCTCGGCATCACTGCAACCCGCGCGGGGATCATTCTAAGCGAGTTGATATCTAACGGCAAGGCAAAGCAAGTAACCCACGAAAATAAAGAGTTTTACGAAGCAAACCAAGAAGTTGCTTGAAGAGATAATGTGGAACAGGCTCTCCAGTCTGTTGAATAGTATCCGCAGGAACTGAACCACAGATTGAAACTCGTTTCACTCGTTTCCCTTCAGTAGAACTCCTTACGGTCGTTCTCCTTCGGAACGCAGATTGCACTGATCAGGGGTGTTTTAAATCTGCGTTAATCTGTGAAATCTGCGGTTTTGAACTAAGGTATCCACTCCGCGTCAAAGAATCCGGCCTTTATTACCCCGCCCCAGCCTTTGTCGTGGACCGCATCTGAGAAGATGATGTAGTCAGGGATGCCTGCGCCCGAATAGAGGCTCGAGAAGTAGCCGGAAAGCTTCAGGCCATCGGAGCCGATACCTTCAAAGATCAAGACCTTTTTTGCATCATTTAAGGGATTGGGATAGACGAAAACCGCAGCTATGGCTTCCGGGGGAAGTATCTCTTGGCTAACGACAAAACGATCCTCCTCGATCCTGATCGGTAGATCTTTCTCGATCCTTGCAGTAACCGCGTTCTGCTCCGCGTTGCCGAACAGGATGAGGTTGTAGGAGCTTATGATCTCTTCGGTCACCGCGGTATCCGGCACAATCCTTACAGTGCCGTTTGCCACTACCCACCATCGCTGCGCTTCGCCTGCGGCCTTATGCAACAGCTTTGTAGTGGTTTCATCGTCTGCTTGAGTCCCATAAACAAGGATGAAAGGTTCGTAGTAGGCACCTTTGATCGGCGGATGGGGGAGGAGGTAGGTATCGGTTTCTGCTACCTGCCAGACCCTTTCGGTCGTTGTCCCGAACTGCGCACCCTTCCTGGTTGATAGCAAGAGGTGGCGGGTTTTTTGAATTGCTTTCTCGAACACAATCGAGTCTGTCTTGGCTATCGTGGAGAGTGTGTCGTCGTCAATTATCAGCGCAATTTTAGTCCCTGCTTTCTCCTCGCGTAAGCGTAAGGCGAAACGGCTCACGTTGACCGTCCTGATGCGGTATCCATCATCCTCAACCCAGCCTTCAATCACTGCGTCCTGCCTTCGATCCTTTATTGCATGGATGTGCAGCCAGTAGGCGCCGTTGTTCTGTGTAAGGTCGGCGCTGCGGTAGTAAACGTGTTCAGGATAGGGATCGCGAACCTGTTTCTGCATGAACTCCATCATGCGAGGCCAGTTCACGCAGGCAATGCCGTCGTCTGACCACCAGTGGGGCTTCTCCGGCACCTCCTCGTAATGATAATCGAATCCCAGCCGATTTAACCTTTTAGCGTATAGCCTTGCCTGAAACGCGGGAACGTTGTCGTCGGCACCGCCCTGAAGGATGTAGATGGGCAGGTTGGATGCGTTCTCAAGCCGGGCAAGCTGGTTGTCTGTTCGCAGGACATGGTCGCGCACAGCCAGCTGCCAGGGTTCTGCGTACAGTATTGACTTCTGCCACGTCCATGGAACGTAAAGCTGATGGTTTGTCCAGCCTGCACCCGGAGATGCGGAGGCGAAGAGATCAGGATGCGTAAGTCCCACGTGCCAGACCCCGTGCCCGCCCATGGAGTGACCTGTGAGATGGATTCGATCCTCGTCTATGGGGTATCGTTCCTTGACCTGTTCCAGCACCTCAAGAGCGTCCAGCCTGCCCCAGTCCTGCCAGTCGAATCCGAACGGCCTGCGGTTGGTGGGCGAGACCACGAAAGCCCAGTCCTTCTGCGTATAGGCGTTCACAAGACCTATGGCCTCGACCCCTGCGCCGTGCAGGGAAAAGATTAAGGGGTATTTTCTGGCGGGATCGTAGTTTCGAGGAGGCATTATCCCGTAATACTGGACCGAGTTGTCGATTGCGGATATGAAGGTCTCTTTTCTCGACTGATCCGGCTCTCTGCAGCGCAGCTTGAGGGTGGCTTCGGTTCGACCGTTTTCCCAGACCACGGACACCGGCAGTATCAGGGTATCGCCGGGGATGGAGTCAGGGAGGAGGGCGCCGAGCGAGAACTTAAACGGGGCTTTGTAGAAGCTCATGGGAGCTACAGGAGGCAGATCAAAGGTATCCGAAACGAATCCATCTCCGCCGACTACCAGCTTTACATCCTCCAGCCAATCTTCCGTACTGTTGGAGAGGGGCAGGGCGGCAAGGAACGGGCCTGTGGAATCGGCATATACCAGATCAGGAAGCGCTGCGTCCTTTGTGATTAGCCTTACGTCATCATCTACAGGAATGAGCATGAACTTTACCTTATCGTCGCCCGCACCGCCCAGGCGCAGCCAGATGTGGTTGAGACCGGAATCGAGCATCACCGGCACCTGAACGTAGCCTTTCCCGTAGATGTCTCCTGCGTAGCTCTGGCTGTTGACAAGGAAACCGCACCGCATGGCAACTGCCAGGGCGCAGGAACGTTCCGGAACCTCGACTTCCGCATAGGCGTAGCCTGAGTTGAAAAGGGCTGAGATTCCGTAAAAATCCTGCAGGGTATCCCACTTCACGTTTGGATAGTTGGTGGTAAGCCAACCGCTGGAATCGAGTTCTACTTTCTCCCAGACTACCCATCCGCCGGTGGCCATCACACTGAAATGAGTATCGCCTTTCTTGGGGATGTAGCGTGAGCCGTCTTCAGGCTCTGGCAGGTTTCGCCAGCCTGCCTCGCGCACCCCTCTCAGAAACGGGCCGCACACCAGGTACTCCTGTGGAAAGATGGTGTCCTGGATTGAAGGAACTGCACAAAGCAAACTCAAAATCAAAAACATGGAATGCCTCCTTGGGTTGGTAGGATGTTTTCAGGATGCTAAGCGAAGCTTGAGGAAAGTCAAGGGAATTAGGTATGTAGTGCGGGGCTTTAGCCCCGCTAGAAAGGCTAGGCGAACCTAAAGGTTCGCGCTACAGGGCTATTATTAGAATCAGGGGGTAGTCAAAGGTCGACCTTAATCAAGGCACGTCAGATATATGAGATCGCCGCGCTCCCTTCGGGAGCTCGCGATGACACCCTCACCTCTGCGATCTTTTTAGCCGAAGGGTAAAAAGGAGCATTAAGGCCCGATTGAATAAATTGCGGGCTGACCTAAAGGTCAGCCCCTACTTTTAACTTAGTCGGTCGCAATGACGGGATGTTTTGGAGTGCCTTGTTGCAGGAACTTTCCTGTCGAAAGTTTGGGGGTGAGAGTTTTGCGATCTTTTTAGCCGAAGGGTAAAAAGGAGCATTAAGCGACACGGTCGTTGCACTCCATAATTTCATTCCAATCTTTTCCCTGCAGGGGAAAAGGAGGATATAAAGGTTGACTCGTTAGGAGGAAGTGGTATAATTCCGCGTGGCCAAGCCTTTTCAGTTTTTCACCGAGCAGGGCATAGTCTATTACTCAGGTTACAAAGCCGACAACCTCAAAGCGCTTTTGACCGGTCTGCGCGGGGTGCCGTCATCCTCTATATTCTATCACCTCTATCACTCGCTTCTGCGCCGGCACTTTACCACCACCGACTACATGAACGACTTTGCTCAGTGGGTATGGGGGGTGCTCTGGCAGAAGACGTTGGGGGAGAAGCTTGCCTCGTTTGATCCTTTAGAGTTTACGCGTCTGCGCGACGCACGCGCTCGGCTTATAGAGATCGTTGATGCTTACGTAGGGGAGACCGAGTACTTCCTGCGCGTATCCGAGGAGCAGGCCTTCTACTTCCTGTGTATGAAGAGTTTCGTTTATCCCTTAGGTGTTCAGGCCTCGAGTCTACCTGAGCTCATGCAGGCACTGCGTGTGGTCTCACCGCAGAGCATTTTTTATCATCTCATAGAGTCCAGGCTTCGTCTACGTGAGCCTACCAACGATCTTTCCGACTGGCTTAAGACACAACTGGATATGCCTGATCTTGCCGCGACCATCAACACCTTCTCTCCCTACGAGTACAACCTGGAAGAGTTAAGAAACAAGATAATAGCCGTGGTCCATGATGCCATCAAGTAACAACAAACATCACCTTGAGGATTACGCCCCGATCGTTACCTCGGGTGTTATCAGGGAGATAGAGGAGCTGGCGCGTTTGCTGGGTCCGGTAAGGATCGTCCACGTTAACTCAACCAAGGAGGGGGGAGGCGTTGCAGAGATCCTCGGCTGGTTCATACCGATTATTGAAGAGTTGGGTATGAAGGTGGATTGGGAGGTCATAACCGGCGAGAAAGATTTCTTCACCATTACAAAGAAGTTCCACAACGCCCTTCACGGCCAGCCCGAGGAATTCACCGAGGAGATGTTTGCCGCATATCTTGATAACGTTGGCAAAAACGCTCCCAAGATACCTGAGGATGTCGACTTCGTGGTGATACACGATCCCCAGCCGGTGGCGATGATTGAACGCTACCCTGATCGCTCCAATCGCTGGGCCTGGCGCTGCCACATCGATCTATCCGAGGCCGATCTCAGGGTCTGGGGTTTCCTGAGGCCGTTCGTTGAACGCTACGATGGGGCGGTGTTCCATCTGCCTCAGTACACTAAGAACCTGATGGCGCCGCAGTTCATCGTCCCGCCGGCGATAGACCCACTTGCACCGAAGAACGAGAAACTCTCCGAGGAGGAGGTCTCTTCGACACTTCACAAGCTAGGTGTAGCGAATGACAAACGCATCATTCTGCAGGTCGCGCGGTTTGATAGATTGAAGGGTCCCTTTGGCGCCATAGAGGCCTTCAGGCTGGTGCGACGCTGGTATGACTGCCGCTTGATACTTGCCGGAGGTTCTGCCACCGACGATCCTGAAAGTCAGGCGGTGCTTGCCGAGATTCAAGATATGGCCGGAGATGACCCAGACATCCATATCCTCAACCTGCCGCCGGACTCGCACCGAGAGATAAACGCGCTTCAGCGTGCGGCCACCGTAGTTGTCCAGAACTCAAGGCGGGAAGGATTCGGACTCACCGTGACCGAGGCGATGTGGAAAGCCAAGCCGGTGGTGGGAACCGATATCGGCGGCATCCGGCATCAGATAATGCATGGGGTTTCCGGATTCCTTACCCACTCGGTAGAAGGTCTTGCCTATCGAATCCGACAACTTTTTGGCAACGAGAACATAGCAAAGCGCTTCGGTCAGCAGGCACGGGAGTATGTGCGCAACAACCTGTTGGTTCCGCATCACATCCGCCGCTGGCTTCTTGTATTTCACTCCTTGCGCAGGAAGAACGGCGACCTGATAACACTGTAACACCCCACGAAATCACAGAGTGATTTCGCGGGGACCCCAATTAAATGCTCCTTTTTCGTCTGGAAGGCTAAAAAGATCGCAGGATTAAAAAATGTCGGGCCGGTTTATAACCGGCCCTTTCGTTGTTTTTTTGCGAACTTTTTGACGTTAGTCAAAAAGGAGCAATTAGCTTCGGGGTTCCCCGCGAAGTTACGCAGTAACTTCGTGGGGTGTCATTCTACCTCGATCTCTTTGGCCCTGGCCTTGTCAGACTTGGGGAAGGTTATCTCCAGAACGCCTTCCTTATAGCTGGCCTTGGCCTTGTCAGACTCAACCTCGATCGGTAAGGAGACCACACGCTGAAACTTCCCGTAGGCATGCTCTACGCGATGGAAGTGCCGATCCTTCTCCTCGGCCTCATGCCGCCGCTCCCCTGAGATCACAAGGTTGTCACCGACGGTCTGGATCTTGATGTCTTCCTTCTTCATGCCCGGGATCTCGGCACGGACAACGAGTGAGTCCTTGGTCTCCTCAATATCAACAGCTGGGCCCCACAATGTTGGATACCCCTCGCTTGGCCAGCGGCCGAAGAACGAGTCGAACAACCGATCCATATCACGGCGGAATGAGTCAATTCCCCAGAAGGGGTCGTATCTCTTTATCTTACCCATTTTTGCAAACCTCCTTATGGTCTTGAAGTTTCCTGACGGCTTTTAACCCGTCAACTATATTATAGTTTGCTAAAATGGATTGTCAAGCCCGTTAAAAGGTCTGCACCTCAAGAGATAGTTACTAAGGTTACGCAGAATGAAGGGAGGGTAGCGATCTCATAGGACTCCTTGCAATGACACCCCCTCCTTAATCCTCCCCCATCAAGGGGGAGGAGACAAGGAGTCATTGCGAGCAAGCCGAAGGCTTGCGTGGCTCAGAAGGATGAGGCTCGCCGAATAATCTTATATGTGGCACGATGTGAATGTAGAGGAGTCCTTTTAAGATCTCTCGATAGCTGGTGATTTAAGGACTCGGATAATCCGCGGTTCGATGATATATAGGTACATATGAGATTGCTCCGTAGCCGTCGTCCTTCGGAGCTTCGTCCGTCCTTGCAATGACAAAAGCAATGTGGATCGGAGGCTTTCGTCCGTTCGGATACAATAGCTGGAAGGACACAACCAAGCATCCTCCGTCATCGCGACTGACCGAATGAAGGGAGGCGATCTCAACCCCTTGCTACCTGGTAACGATGTATTGCTCAGTCGCCGGACGGAGATTAAGCAACAGGCAGGGGTAAGGTTTCGTCTTAATGGAAAAGATGAACTCTTTGATTGCTCGCTACCGGATATTGGCTTCCAGACAACTTGCTCGTAGGGGATGGATGCGTTGTCTTATATGGGGGGCAGTCAAGGCAACGCTCGAGGGGGTGGCGTTTTTCTTCGGCATAACCAACGTATGGATGCGTGTTAGCATCGGGCTTATCTGGGTGGGTATCGTGGCGGCGGCAATTATACTTTTTATTACTACCAAACGCAGCCTTAAGTTGCTGGAGCAAGAGAAAGGTCTGCGGGTTTTCCTCAGGCTTCAGATTGTTGCTTTAATACTTCTCGGCATCCAGTTACCCCTTTTATCTTTTGCGGTTTTCTTTGCTGATGGTCTTGTGACTATAGTTTCCACATTTCTCTTTGTTATTTCGGGCTACTCTGTATCGGTAAGGCTTCGCGACAAACACTGACCTTTTCTGGTCGCGTTAACCTTCTTTAAGGGTGACTTAGCATTTACCCTCAGCATACTTGACAATTCCTTTTTCTAAGATAGGATGATGCCGTGAGATCAGAGAGAAGCAAAAAGACCGGGCAGGAGAATTTATCCGGGCGTTCTTCAAAAAAGAAGAAACGTCGTCTTCTGGTGGTCTCCAACCGTAGTCCCTATTACCTGGAATCAACAGGTGGCACCATGCGCATGGTCCGCAACGTCAGTGGTATGGTTACCGGTCTGGAACCGGTGCTTAGCTCAACAAAAGGGATGTGGATAGCATGGGGAACGGCTCCTGAGAACTGTTCTGCCGATACCTATCGTATTCCACCCTCCAATCCTACCTTTGATCTTAAACTTATCCCCCTTGATTTTGACGAACTCAAGCACTTTTACCTGGGTTTTTCCAACTCCACGCTCTGGCCGCTTGCCCATAATTTCCTTGGCCGTACCGCTTATCTTGAGGAAGACTGGCGGGTCTATGTGGCTGTGAATCAAAAATTTGCCGCCGCGGTTGCCCAAGAGGCAAAGCCTTCTGATCTCATCTGGGTAAACGACTATCATCTGGCCCTTGTTCCAATGATGCTGCGTTCGCTGCGTGTGCGTTCGAAGATCGGTTTCTTCTGGCACATACCTTTTCCCCCTTTTGATCTTTTCAGAACACTGCCCTGGCGTAAGGAGTTTCTTGAAGGGTTGATCAAAGCCGACCTTATTGGGTTTCACTGCCGGTCGTACGTTCAGAACTTCCTGCACGCCGTAGAGGATATATTGAAGAGGGATGTTTCCTTTGGCAAGGGGTTGATTCGTAATAAGCGGACGGTTAAGGTGGAGGCATTCCCGATGGGGGTGGATTACCCAGGGATTCAAGAGCTTGTCCATAAAGAAGAGACCCAGGAGGCGGCCAAGCGCCTGCGGCAGGATATTGGGGTGGAGCACATCGTTCTGGGTGTGGACAGGCTTGACTACTCCAAGGGTATACCCGAGCGTCTTGCGGCAGTGGAGAGGTTCCTTGAGGAGAATCCTCGTTACCTGGGCAAGATCTCGTTTGTACAGATATCGGTTCCGAGTCGCATTCAGATCCCTGAATACTATCGAATGAGACAGGAGGTTGAGAATGCGGTTGGAAGGATAAACGGCCGATTTGCACATGCTGCCTGGACCCCGGTTTACTACTACTTTCGTGCCTTGCCTTTTGAGGAACTCGTCACCTATTATCTCGCCGCGGATCTATGTTTTGTTACACCCCTGCGTGATGGCATGAACCTTATAGCCAAGGAGTACGTGGCGGCTCAGGATCCACAAAAAGGGATGCTTGTGCTTTCGGAGTTTGCGGGTGCTGCCGAGGAACTGAAGGAAGCGGTGATCGTGAATCCTTACAGTATACCTTCGCTTGTCCGTGGGCTCAAGGAAGCACTTGAGATAAATGTTGCAGAAAGGCGCACACGTATGAGCCGGATGCGTAAACGTCTGCGCCG
The DNA window shown above is from candidate division TA06 bacterium B3_TA06 and carries:
- a CDS encoding glycosyl transferase family 1, with the translated sequence MPSSNNKHHLEDYAPIVTSGVIREIEELARLLGPVRIVHVNSTKEGGGVAEILGWFIPIIEELGMKVDWEVITGEKDFFTITKKFHNALHGQPEEFTEEMFAAYLDNVGKNAPKIPEDVDFVVIHDPQPVAMIERYPDRSNRWAWRCHIDLSEADLRVWGFLRPFVERYDGAVFHLPQYTKNLMAPQFIVPPAIDPLAPKNEKLSEEEVSSTLHKLGVANDKRIILQVARFDRLKGPFGAIEAFRLVRRWYDCRLILAGGSATDDPESQAVLAEIQDMAGDDPDIHILNLPPDSHREINALQRAATVVVQNSRREGFGLTVTEAMWKAKPVVGTDIGGIRHQIMHGVSGFLTHSVEGLAYRIRQLFGNENIAKRFGQQAREYVRNNLLVPHHIRRWLLVFHSLRRKNGDLITL
- a CDS encoding molecular chaperone — translated: MGKIKRYDPFWGIDSFRRDMDRLFDSFFGRWPSEGYPTLWGPAVDIEETKDSLVVRAEIPGMKKEDIKIQTVGDNLVISGERRHEAEEKDRHFHRVEHAYGKFQRVVSLPIEVESDKAKASYKEGVLEITFPKSDKARAKEIEVE
- a CDS encoding trehalose-6-phosphate synthase, translating into MRSERSKKTGQENLSGRSSKKKKRRLLVVSNRSPYYLESTGGTMRMVRNVSGMVTGLEPVLSSTKGMWIAWGTAPENCSADTYRIPPSNPTFDLKLIPLDFDELKHFYLGFSNSTLWPLAHNFLGRTAYLEEDWRVYVAVNQKFAAAVAQEAKPSDLIWVNDYHLALVPMMLRSLRVRSKIGFFWHIPFPPFDLFRTLPWRKEFLEGLIKADLIGFHCRSYVQNFLHAVEDILKRDVSFGKGLIRNKRTVKVEAFPMGVDYPGIQELVHKEETQEAAKRLRQDIGVEHIVLGVDRLDYSKGIPERLAAVERFLEENPRYLGKISFVQISVPSRIQIPEYYRMRQEVENAVGRINGRFAHAAWTPVYYYFRALPFEELVTYYLAADLCFVTPLRDGMNLIAKEYVAAQDPQKGMLVLSEFAGAAEELKEAVIVNPYSIPSLVRGLKEALEINVAERRTRMSRMRKRLRRKNVEKWGRAFLDRLKESSYDGKRVRRKKV